Proteins from a genomic interval of Burkholderia cepacia GG4:
- the flhF gene encoding flagellar biosynthesis protein FlhF, which yields MNIRKFTGATSRDALRLVREALGADAVVLSNRTLDDGSVEIVALADSDLAAVTPPPAARPRAMAPRAPESVPAAAVPGIVSRPGATLARPAVNPYAAGDGGLPDVFSSVFGASAEATEPAAFDADANATDAASLSPLATASAAGAAAPAASSEPAAWLVEHAKRLTQQREALIARAEAAQATPQAPARKPQDAAAATPAGWARDIVRDAERRIPPAAARTSDTSAAKPAERARLSADAAAVLADAVKSRLESIVNDTVMHELGAMRGMMEEQFDSLKWHDRQRRSPVHGALTKHLFSAGFSAQLVRMLVDNLPSGDGAQTVEQAAEWAQSVLAANLPVLDSEDALMERGGVFALMGPTGVGKTTTTAKLAARCVMRFGASKVALLTTDSYRIGGHEQLRIFGKILGVPVHAVKDAGDLALALSELRNKHIVLIDTIGMSQRDRALSDQIGMLHGANAPVQRLLLLNATSHGDTLNEVVQAYRSAGEHPDLAGCILTKLDEATHLGGVLDTVIRYKLPVHYVSTGQKVPENLYVATTRFLLKSAFCVPRDGSPFVPQDEDMPTLLSALTARSTAELHEVRFG from the coding sequence TTGAACATTCGCAAATTCACCGGCGCGACCAGCCGCGACGCGCTTCGCCTGGTTCGCGAGGCACTCGGCGCCGACGCCGTCGTGCTGTCGAACCGCACGCTCGATGACGGCAGTGTCGAAATCGTCGCACTCGCCGACTCGGATCTCGCCGCGGTGACGCCGCCGCCCGCCGCCCGTCCGCGCGCCATGGCGCCGCGCGCGCCGGAATCCGTGCCGGCCGCCGCGGTACCGGGCATCGTGTCGCGCCCGGGCGCCACGCTCGCGCGCCCCGCAGTCAATCCGTATGCAGCGGGCGACGGCGGGCTGCCGGACGTGTTCTCGTCGGTGTTCGGCGCGAGCGCCGAAGCGACGGAGCCGGCCGCCTTCGATGCCGACGCGAACGCAACGGACGCTGCATCGCTGTCGCCACTGGCAACTGCGTCCGCTGCCGGCGCAGCCGCGCCCGCGGCATCCTCCGAACCCGCGGCGTGGCTCGTCGAGCACGCGAAGCGCCTGACGCAGCAGCGCGAAGCGCTGATCGCCCGCGCAGAGGCGGCACAAGCCACACCGCAGGCGCCTGCGCGCAAGCCGCAGGACGCTGCTGCCGCGACGCCGGCCGGCTGGGCGCGCGACATCGTGCGCGACGCCGAACGCCGGATCCCGCCGGCCGCTGCCCGCACGAGCGACACGAGCGCCGCGAAGCCGGCCGAACGCGCGCGCCTGTCCGCCGACGCGGCCGCCGTGCTCGCCGACGCGGTGAAGTCGCGGCTCGAGAGCATCGTCAACGACACGGTGATGCACGAGCTTGGCGCGATGCGCGGGATGATGGAAGAGCAGTTCGACAGCCTGAAGTGGCATGACCGCCAGCGCCGCAGTCCGGTGCACGGCGCGCTGACCAAGCACCTGTTCTCGGCCGGTTTCTCCGCGCAGCTGGTGCGGATGCTGGTCGACAACCTGCCGTCCGGCGACGGCGCGCAGACCGTCGAGCAGGCCGCCGAATGGGCGCAGTCGGTGCTCGCGGCGAACCTGCCGGTGCTCGACAGCGAGGATGCGCTGATGGAGCGCGGCGGCGTGTTCGCGCTGATGGGGCCGACGGGCGTCGGCAAGACGACCACCACCGCAAAGCTCGCCGCGCGCTGCGTGATGCGCTTCGGCGCGAGCAAGGTCGCGCTGCTGACCACCGACAGCTACCGGATCGGCGGCCACGAGCAGTTGCGCATCTTCGGCAAGATCCTCGGCGTGCCGGTGCACGCGGTGAAGGATGCCGGTGATCTCGCGCTTGCGCTGTCCGAGCTGCGCAACAAGCACATTGTGCTGATCGACACGATCGGCATGAGCCAGCGCGACCGCGCGCTGTCCGACCAGATCGGGATGCTGCACGGTGCGAACGCGCCGGTGCAGCGCCTCTTGCTGCTCAACGCGACGAGCCACGGCGACACGCTCAACGAGGTCGTCCAGGCGTACCGCAGCGCGGGCGAGCATCCGGACCTCGCCGGCTGCATCCTGACCAAGCTCGACGAGGCGACCCACCTCGGCGGCGTGCTCGACACGGTGATCCGCTACAAGCTGCCCGTCCACTACGTGTCGACCGGCCAGAAGGTGCCGGAGAACCTGTACGTCGCGACGACCCGATTCCTGCTGAAGAGCGCGTTCTGTGTGCCGCGCGACGGCTCGCCCTTCGTGCCGCAAGACGAGGACATGCCGACGCTGCTTTCCGCACTGACCGCGCGTTCCACCGCCGAGCTGCACGAGGTGCGATTTGGATAA
- the flhA gene encoding flagellar biosynthesis protein FlhA: MSTPTTGLFAKRANPFAGTNLRALAGPILICMILGMMILPLPPLLLDLLFTFNIALSVMVLLVSMYTMKPLDFAAFPSVLLFSTLLRLSLNVASTRVVLLEGHTGPDAAGQVIEAFGHFLVGGNFAVGIIVFVILMIINFMVITKGAGRIAEVSARFTLDAMPGKQMAIDADLNAGLINEEQARKRRLAVSQEAEFYGSMDGASKFVRGDAIAGLIIMAINVIGGLIVGMVQHDMSFAAAGTNYTLLTIGDGLVAQIPSLVISTAAGVIVSRVATDEDIGTQITGQLFTNPRVLTITGAIIVLMGLIPGMPHFAFLALGGGAIWLARTQVRRAAARQAAGDVTEVAPPAALSGDSHEATWDDVQLIDPLGLEVGYRLIPLVDKNSDGELLKRIKSIRKKFAQEIGFLPPVIHIRDNLELRPNAYRIALKGVEIGTGEVFPGQWLAINPGQVTAALPGAVTQDPAFGLPAVWIDVAMREQAQVYGYTVVDASTVVATHLNHLVVQHAAELLGRQEVQSLVERTGKDAPSLVEDLVPKTISLTTLQKVLQNLLEEGVPIRDMRTILEAVSEQAGRGDAYEITAAVRLSLGRAITQQWYPGAGEMQVMGLDSNLERVLSQALATGANPGLEPGLAHNLLTGTQQAMLRQQNLGLPPVLLVQHALRAMLARFLRRSLPQLKVLSYAEVPDTRTIKVVNVIGGSA; this comes from the coding sequence ATGAGCACCCCGACCACCGGCCTGTTCGCCAAGCGAGCGAACCCGTTCGCGGGCACCAACCTGCGCGCGCTCGCGGGCCCGATCCTCATCTGCATGATCCTGGGGATGATGATCCTGCCGCTGCCGCCGCTGCTGCTGGATCTGCTGTTCACGTTCAACATCGCGCTGTCGGTGATGGTGCTGCTCGTCAGCATGTACACGATGAAGCCGCTCGATTTCGCGGCGTTTCCGAGCGTGCTGCTGTTCTCGACGCTGCTGCGCCTGTCGCTGAACGTCGCATCGACCCGCGTGGTGCTGCTCGAGGGCCATACGGGCCCCGACGCGGCGGGCCAGGTGATCGAGGCGTTCGGCCACTTCCTGGTCGGCGGCAACTTCGCGGTCGGCATCATCGTGTTCGTGATCCTGATGATCATCAACTTCATGGTGATCACCAAGGGTGCGGGGCGGATCGCCGAAGTGTCCGCACGCTTCACGCTCGACGCGATGCCCGGCAAGCAGATGGCGATCGACGCCGACCTGAATGCGGGCCTCATCAACGAAGAGCAGGCGCGCAAGCGTCGCCTGGCCGTGTCGCAGGAAGCCGAGTTCTACGGGTCGATGGACGGCGCGTCGAAGTTCGTGCGCGGTGACGCGATCGCGGGCCTGATCATCATGGCGATCAACGTGATCGGCGGGCTGATCGTCGGGATGGTGCAGCACGACATGAGCTTCGCGGCGGCCGGCACCAACTACACGCTGCTGACGATCGGCGACGGCCTCGTCGCGCAGATCCCGTCGCTCGTGATCTCGACGGCGGCCGGCGTGATCGTGTCGCGGGTCGCGACCGACGAGGACATCGGCACGCAGATCACCGGCCAGCTGTTCACGAATCCGCGTGTGCTGACCATTACCGGCGCGATCATCGTGCTGATGGGGCTGATCCCGGGCATGCCGCACTTCGCGTTCCTCGCGCTCGGCGGCGGCGCGATCTGGCTGGCCCGCACGCAGGTCCGCCGCGCCGCGGCCCGCCAGGCGGCGGGCGACGTGACCGAGGTCGCGCCGCCCGCCGCGCTGTCGGGCGACAGCCACGAGGCGACCTGGGACGACGTGCAGCTGATCGACCCGCTCGGCCTCGAAGTCGGCTACCGGCTGATTCCGCTTGTCGACAAGAACAGCGACGGTGAGTTGCTCAAGCGCATCAAGAGCATCCGCAAGAAATTCGCGCAGGAAATCGGCTTCCTGCCGCCGGTGATCCATATCCGCGACAACCTCGAGCTGCGGCCGAACGCGTACCGGATCGCGCTGAAGGGCGTCGAGATCGGCACGGGCGAAGTGTTCCCGGGCCAGTGGCTCGCGATCAATCCGGGCCAGGTGACGGCCGCGTTGCCGGGCGCCGTGACGCAGGATCCGGCGTTCGGGCTGCCGGCCGTGTGGATCGACGTCGCGATGCGCGAGCAGGCGCAGGTGTACGGTTACACGGTGGTCGACGCGAGCACGGTCGTCGCGACCCACCTGAACCATCTGGTCGTCCAGCACGCGGCCGAACTGCTCGGCCGCCAGGAAGTGCAGTCGCTCGTCGAGCGCACCGGCAAGGACGCGCCGTCGCTCGTCGAGGACCTCGTGCCGAAGACGATCTCGCTGACCACGCTGCAGAAAGTACTGCAGAACCTGCTCGAGGAAGGCGTGCCGATCCGCGACATGCGCACGATCCTCGAGGCCGTGTCCGAGCAGGCGGGCCGCGGCGACGCGTATGAGATCACCGCCGCGGTGCGGCTGTCGCTCGGCCGCGCGATCACCCAGCAGTGGTATCCGGGCGCCGGCGAGATGCAGGTGATGGGACTCGATTCGAATCTCGAGCGCGTACTGTCGCAGGCGCTCGCCACCGGCGCGAACCCGGGCCTCGAACCCGGCCTCGCGCACAACCTTTTGACCGGCACGCAGCAAGCGATGCTGCGTCAACAGAATCTCGGGCTGCCGCCCGTGCTGCTCGTGCAGCACGCGCTGCGCGCGATGCTCGCGCGCTTTCTGCGCCGCAGCCTGCCGCAACTGAAAGTGCTGTCGTACGCCGAAGTGCCGGATACACGCACGATCAAAGTCGTTAACGTCATCGGGGGTTCCGCTTGA
- the ahcY gene encoding adenosylhomocysteinase — translation MNAIIDSQASKDYVVADMALAGWGRKELNIAETEMPGLVQIRDEYKAQQPLKGARIAGSLHMTIQTGVLIETLKALGADVRWASCNIFSTQDHAAAAIVEAGTPVFAFKGESLDEYWEFSHRIFEWPNGEFANMILDDGGDATLLLILGSKAEKDRSVIAKPTNEEEVALYKSIATHLDADPTWYSTRLAHIKGVTEETTTGVHRLYQMEKDGRLPFPAFNVNDSVTKSKFDNLYGCRESLVDGIKRATDVMIAGKVAVVAGYGDVGKGCAQSLRGLGATVWVTEIDPICALQAAMEGYRVVTMEYAADKADIFVTATGNFHVIGHDHMKAMRHNAIVCNIGHFDSEIDVASTRQYQWENIKPQVDHIIFPDGKRVILLAEGRLVNLGCATGHPSFVMSNSFANQTLAQIELFVRGAEYENKVYVLPKHLDEKVARLHLARIGANLSVLSDEQASYIGVQKDGPFKPNHYRY, via the coding sequence ATGAACGCCATTATCGATTCGCAAGCTTCCAAGGATTACGTCGTCGCCGACATGGCGCTTGCCGGCTGGGGCCGCAAGGAACTGAACATTGCCGAGACCGAAATGCCGGGCCTCGTGCAGATCCGCGACGAATACAAGGCGCAGCAGCCGCTGAAGGGCGCGCGCATCGCTGGTTCGCTGCACATGACGATCCAGACCGGCGTGCTGATCGAGACGCTGAAGGCGCTCGGCGCGGACGTCCGCTGGGCATCGTGCAACATCTTCTCGACGCAGGACCACGCTGCCGCCGCGATCGTCGAAGCCGGCACGCCGGTGTTCGCGTTCAAGGGCGAGTCACTCGACGAATACTGGGAGTTCTCGCACCGCATCTTCGAATGGCCGAACGGCGAATTCGCGAACATGATCCTGGACGACGGCGGCGATGCCACGCTGCTGCTGATCCTCGGCTCGAAGGCCGAGAAGGACCGTTCGGTGATCGCGAAGCCGACCAACGAGGAAGAAGTCGCGCTGTACAAGTCGATCGCGACGCACCTCGACGCCGACCCGACCTGGTACTCGACGCGCCTCGCGCACATCAAGGGCGTGACCGAAGAAACCACGACCGGCGTACACCGCCTGTACCAGATGGAAAAGGACGGCCGCCTGCCGTTCCCGGCGTTCAACGTGAACGACTCGGTCACGAAGTCGAAGTTCGACAACCTGTACGGCTGCCGTGAATCGCTGGTCGACGGCATCAAGCGCGCGACCGACGTGATGATCGCGGGCAAGGTCGCGGTCGTCGCGGGCTACGGCGACGTGGGCAAGGGCTGCGCGCAGTCGCTGCGCGGCCTCGGCGCGACCGTGTGGGTCACCGAAATCGATCCGATCTGCGCGCTGCAGGCGGCGATGGAAGGCTACCGCGTCGTGACGATGGAATACGCGGCCGACAAGGCCGACATCTTCGTGACGGCGACCGGCAACTTCCACGTGATCGGCCACGACCACATGAAGGCGATGCGTCACAACGCGATCGTCTGCAACATCGGCCACTTCGACTCGGAAATCGACGTTGCGTCGACGCGCCAGTACCAGTGGGAAAACATCAAGCCGCAGGTCGACCACATCATCTTCCCGGACGGCAAGCGCGTGATCCTGCTGGCGGAAGGCCGCCTCGTGAACCTCGGCTGCGCGACCGGCCACCCGTCGTTCGTGATGTCGAACTCGTTCGCGAACCAGACGCTCGCGCAGATCGAGCTGTTCGTGCGCGGCGCCGAGTACGAGAACAAGGTGTACGTGCTGCCGAAGCATCTCGATGAAAAGGTTGCGCGCCTGCACCTCGCGCGCATCGGCGCGAACCTGTCCGTGCTGTCGGACGAGCAGGCTTCGTACATCGGCGTGCAGAAGGACGGCCCGTTCAAGCCGAACCACTACCGCTACTGA
- a CDS encoding MinD/ParA family ATP-binding protein, producing MDKRIIDQAEGLRRLLAGRASRIVAVTGGPAGVGCTATVVNVAAALAALGKDVLVVDERADVDSAAATLTGAWLRDGERTRVAAGFGLCAAARLARDGYSDTQLSDFIDGQADIVLVDAQLGADGTFSALAREAHDVLIVTRVAAQAITEAYACMKRLHFAHAVAQFRVLTNHVGSHADAKVAYDNLAGVASRYLTVSIADAGCVSADPLVEHARELMHTAVDAFPSSAAARDYRQIAADLLYWPMRPSLGAGRAVHAGGKPSYETGAAHAA from the coding sequence TTGGATAAACGGATCATCGATCAGGCCGAAGGGCTGCGGCGCCTGCTGGCCGGGCGCGCGTCGCGCATCGTCGCGGTGACGGGCGGGCCGGCCGGCGTCGGCTGCACCGCCACCGTCGTGAACGTCGCGGCGGCGCTCGCCGCGCTCGGCAAGGACGTGCTCGTCGTCGACGAGCGCGCCGACGTGGATTCGGCCGCGGCGACGCTCACGGGCGCCTGGCTGCGCGACGGCGAACGCACGCGGGTCGCCGCCGGGTTCGGCCTGTGTGCGGCCGCGCGGCTGGCGCGCGACGGCTACAGCGATACGCAGTTGAGCGACTTCATCGACGGCCAGGCCGACATCGTGCTGGTCGACGCGCAGCTCGGCGCCGACGGCACGTTCTCCGCGCTCGCGCGCGAGGCGCACGACGTGCTGATCGTCACGCGGGTCGCCGCGCAGGCGATCACCGAGGCGTACGCGTGCATGAAGCGGCTGCATTTCGCGCACGCGGTCGCGCAGTTCCGCGTGCTGACCAATCACGTCGGCAGTCACGCGGACGCGAAGGTCGCGTACGACAACCTCGCGGGCGTTGCGAGCCGCTACCTGACGGTGTCGATCGCCGACGCCGGCTGCGTGAGCGCCGATCCGCTCGTCGAGCACGCGCGCGAGCTGATGCATACCGCGGTCGATGCGTTCCCGTCGTCGGCCGCCGCGCGGGACTACCGGCAGATTGCTGCCGACCTGCTGTACTGGCCGATGCGCCCGAGCCTGGGTGCAGGCCGTGCCGTGCATGCGGGCGGCAAGCCGTCGTACGAGACGGGTGCGGCCCACGCCGCGTGA
- the metF gene encoding methylenetetrahydrofolate reductase [NAD(P)H] has product MKPIELSFEFFPPKTADGVEKLRATRAQLLPLKPKFVSVTFGAGGSTQQGTLDTVLDMQKDGLEAAPHLSCIGSSRDSLRAILDQYRSHGIRHIVALRGDLPSGMGEVGELRYASELVSFIRAEHGDWFHIEVAGYPEYHPQSRSPKADLENFARKVKAGANSAITQYFFNADAYFRFVDDARKLGVDVPIVPGIMPITNFSQLMRFSEMCGAEVPRWVARRLESFGDDRDAIRAFGADVVTDLCRRLIDAGVPGLHFYTLNAATATRTICERLAG; this is encoded by the coding sequence ATGAAACCGATCGAACTTTCGTTTGAATTCTTCCCGCCGAAGACGGCGGACGGCGTCGAGAAGCTGCGCGCGACGCGTGCGCAGCTGCTGCCGCTGAAGCCGAAATTCGTCTCCGTGACGTTCGGCGCCGGCGGCTCGACGCAGCAAGGCACGCTCGATACCGTGCTCGACATGCAGAAGGACGGCCTCGAGGCCGCGCCGCACCTGTCGTGCATCGGCTCGTCGCGCGACAGCCTGCGTGCGATCCTCGACCAGTACCGCTCGCACGGCATCCGGCACATCGTCGCGCTGCGCGGCGACCTGCCGTCGGGGATGGGCGAGGTCGGCGAGTTGCGCTACGCGTCCGAGCTCGTCAGCTTCATCCGCGCCGAGCATGGCGACTGGTTCCACATCGAGGTCGCCGGCTATCCGGAGTACCACCCGCAATCGCGCTCGCCGAAGGCCGATCTCGAGAACTTCGCGCGCAAGGTGAAAGCCGGCGCGAATTCCGCGATCACGCAGTATTTCTTCAACGCCGACGCGTATTTCCGCTTCGTCGACGATGCGCGCAAGCTGGGTGTGGACGTGCCGATCGTGCCGGGCATCATGCCGATCACGAACTTCTCGCAGCTGATGCGCTTCTCGGAAATGTGCGGCGCGGAAGTGCCGCGCTGGGTCGCGCGCCGGCTCGAGAGCTTCGGCGACGATCGCGACGCTATCCGTGCGTTCGGCGCGGACGTCGTCACCGATCTGTGCCGGCGCCTGATCGACGCGGGCGTGCCGGGGCTGCACTTCTACACGCTGAACGCAGCGACCGCGACGCGGACGATCTGCGAACGGCTCGCGGGTTGA
- a CDS encoding RNA polymerase sigma factor FliA, producing MMYNAQGKMTQADVLAQYAPLVRRLGLQLVAKMPASVDLDDLIQAGMIGLMDAAGRYKEDQGAQFETYATQRIRGAMLDELRSNDWLPRSLRKTSREVEYAVHQVEQQLGRSASETEIAQHLKMPLDEYQGMLQDLHGSQLIYYEDFDRAADDEPFLDRYRVDHADPLSALLDDHLRGALVDAIDRLPEREKLLMSLYYERGLNLREIGAVLEVSESRVCQLHSQAVARLRTRLREQAWVGAEN from the coding sequence ATGATGTACAACGCTCAAGGAAAGATGACCCAGGCCGACGTGCTCGCGCAATACGCGCCGCTCGTGCGGCGCCTGGGGCTGCAGCTCGTCGCGAAGATGCCGGCGAGCGTCGACCTCGACGACCTGATCCAGGCCGGCATGATCGGCCTGATGGACGCGGCCGGCCGCTACAAGGAGGACCAGGGCGCGCAGTTCGAGACCTACGCGACCCAGCGCATCCGCGGCGCGATGCTCGACGAGCTGCGCAGCAACGACTGGCTGCCGCGCAGCCTGCGCAAGACGTCGCGCGAGGTCGAGTACGCGGTGCACCAGGTTGAGCAGCAGCTCGGCCGCTCGGCGAGCGAGACCGAGATCGCGCAGCACCTGAAGATGCCGCTCGACGAATACCAGGGCATGCTGCAGGACCTGCACGGCAGCCAGCTCATCTACTACGAGGATTTCGACCGCGCGGCCGACGACGAGCCGTTCCTCGATCGCTATCGCGTCGATCACGCCGATCCGCTGTCCGCGCTGCTCGACGACCACCTGCGCGGGGCGCTGGTCGACGCGATCGACCGGCTGCCCGAGCGCGAGAAGCTGCTGATGTCGCTGTACTACGAGCGCGGGCTGAACCTGCGCGAGATCGGCGCGGTGCTCGAGGTCAGCGAGTCGCGCGTGTGCCAGCTGCACAGCCAGGCGGTCGCGCGACTGCGCACGCGGCTGCGCGAACAGGCGTGGGTCGGCGCCGAGAATTGA
- a CDS encoding dienelactone hydrolase family protein, producing MTAQWIDIPTGNDSFGGYLALPKRGKGPAVIIIQEIFGVNSHIRAVADQYAADGFVALAPDVFWRTQPRVELTYEGADRDKGIELMKKTDVGLAVADLGAAADVLRARPEVAGKVAAIGYCFGGQLAYRVAAAGKVDAAVAYYGGGIQNALDLAGKVTQPILFHYAENDHAISLDAVEQVKAAFAGRDNASFHVYPGAEHGFNCTDRASYHQRASALAHGRTLTFLAEHL from the coding sequence GTGACTGCCCAATGGATCGACATCCCGACCGGTAACGACAGCTTCGGCGGCTATCTCGCGCTGCCCAAGCGCGGCAAGGGTCCCGCCGTCATCATCATCCAGGAGATCTTCGGCGTGAACTCGCACATCCGCGCGGTCGCCGACCAGTACGCGGCCGACGGCTTCGTCGCGCTCGCGCCGGACGTGTTCTGGCGCACGCAGCCGCGCGTCGAGCTGACCTATGAAGGCGCCGACCGCGACAAGGGCATCGAACTGATGAAGAAGACCGACGTCGGCCTCGCGGTCGCGGACCTCGGCGCCGCTGCCGACGTGCTGCGCGCGCGCCCCGAAGTCGCCGGCAAGGTCGCCGCGATCGGCTACTGCTTCGGCGGCCAGCTCGCCTACCGCGTGGCCGCGGCCGGCAAGGTCGATGCGGCGGTCGCCTATTACGGCGGCGGCATCCAGAATGCGCTCGACCTCGCCGGCAAGGTCACGCAGCCGATCCTGTTCCATTACGCGGAGAACGACCACGCGATCTCGCTCGATGCCGTCGAGCAGGTGAAGGCCGCGTTCGCCGGCCGCGACAACGCATCGTTCCACGTGTACCCGGGCGCCGAGCACGGCTTCAACTGCACCGACCGCGCGTCGTACCACCAGCGCGCCTCGGCGCTCGCGCACGGCCGCACGCTGACGTTCCTCGCCGAGCACCTGTAA
- a CDS encoding phage holin family protein produces MSVILTWVINALALLIITYLVPSIHIKSFGTALIIAVVLGLINTVIRPVLILLTLPVTIVTLGVFILVVNALCFWFASSLLKGFEVSGFWSAFFGSILYSIVSWLLSALIFGQRDIG; encoded by the coding sequence ATGAGCGTCATCCTCACCTGGGTCATCAACGCCCTCGCGCTGCTGATCATCACGTACCTCGTGCCGTCGATCCACATCAAGAGCTTCGGCACCGCGCTGATCATCGCGGTCGTGCTCGGCCTGATCAACACGGTGATCCGTCCGGTGCTGATCCTGCTGACGCTGCCGGTCACGATCGTCACGCTCGGGGTGTTCATCCTGGTCGTGAACGCGTTGTGCTTCTGGTTCGCGTCGTCGCTGCTGAAAGGGTTCGAGGTGTCGGGTTTCTGGTCCGCGTTCTTCGGTTCGATCCTGTACAGCATCGTGTCGTGGCTGCTGTCCGCGCTGATCTTCGGGCAGCGCGACATCGGCTGA
- a CDS encoding amidase → MHSDYLAHDAIGLAALVRDRKASPRELLDAAIGQAEAVNGAVNAIVLQDYDDARKRTESVHDAGADAPFAGVPYLVKDLGAAVAGLPLSMGSRHYRYFVPADDSPVIARSRAAGLNVFGKTNTSEIGQMPYTEPELFGACRNPWNLDHTPGGSSGGAAAAVAAGIVPLAHASDGGGSIRIPASCCGLFGLKPSRNPVLVDLPSNGELVVQHAVSRSVRDSALLLDVTTGQTLPPGAPGTFLGELDAPPGPLRIGLVVDPMLAPALADDTRAALADAAALLESLGHRIEPATLHIDYARAAETFLTLWATIAEEMVLGARALTGRTPKRAEFEPATWAMAVVGKRVARARLPDVLEWQRQLTVQVAGLVSRYDAILCATLAAPPVKIGELQPTPFEAAQMKLLGALPVKPLLREMLAKSSEKAFAWAGCTELFNLTGQPAMSVPLYWNARGLPVGVQFVARHADDALLLKLARQLEQARPWFDRRPPLMQAQR, encoded by the coding sequence ATGCACTCGGACTATCTCGCGCATGACGCGATCGGTCTCGCCGCGCTCGTGCGCGACCGCAAGGCGAGCCCGCGCGAATTGCTCGACGCCGCGATCGGACAGGCCGAAGCGGTGAACGGCGCGGTCAACGCGATCGTGCTGCAGGACTACGACGACGCACGCAAGCGGACGGAGTCGGTACACGATGCCGGCGCCGACGCGCCGTTCGCGGGCGTCCCGTATCTCGTCAAGGATCTCGGCGCGGCGGTGGCCGGCCTGCCGCTGTCGATGGGCAGCCGGCACTACCGGTACTTCGTGCCCGCCGACGATTCGCCGGTGATCGCGCGAAGCCGCGCGGCGGGGCTCAACGTGTTCGGCAAGACCAACACGTCGGAAATCGGCCAGATGCCGTACACCGAACCCGAGCTGTTCGGCGCATGCCGCAATCCGTGGAATCTCGATCACACGCCCGGCGGCTCGAGCGGCGGCGCGGCGGCGGCCGTCGCGGCCGGCATCGTGCCGCTCGCGCATGCGTCCGACGGCGGCGGCTCGATCCGCATCCCCGCGTCGTGCTGCGGGCTGTTCGGCCTGAAGCCGAGCCGCAACCCGGTGCTGGTCGACCTGCCGTCGAACGGCGAACTGGTCGTCCAGCATGCGGTGTCGCGCAGCGTGCGCGACAGCGCGCTGCTGCTCGACGTGACGACCGGCCAGACGCTGCCGCCCGGCGCGCCCGGCACCTTCCTCGGCGAACTCGACGCGCCGCCCGGGCCGCTGCGGATCGGCCTCGTCGTCGACCCGATGCTCGCACCGGCGCTCGCCGACGACACGCGCGCGGCGCTCGCCGATGCGGCCGCGCTCCTCGAATCGCTCGGCCATCGCATCGAACCGGCAACGCTGCACATCGACTACGCGCGCGCGGCCGAAACCTTTCTGACGTTGTGGGCGACGATCGCCGAGGAGATGGTGCTCGGCGCGCGCGCGCTGACCGGGCGCACGCCGAAGCGCGCCGAGTTCGAGCCCGCGACGTGGGCGATGGCCGTGGTCGGCAAGCGGGTCGCGCGCGCGCGGTTGCCGGACGTGCTCGAATGGCAGCGCCAACTCACCGTGCAGGTCGCAGGCCTCGTATCGCGCTACGACGCGATCCTGTGCGCGACGCTCGCGGCGCCGCCGGTCAAGATCGGCGAGTTGCAGCCGACCCCGTTCGAAGCCGCGCAGATGAAGCTGCTCGGCGCGCTGCCGGTGAAGCCGCTGCTGCGGGAAATGCTCGCGAAGTCGTCGGAGAAGGCGTTCGCGTGGGCCGGCTGCACCGAGCTGTTCAACCTGACGGGCCAGCCGGCGATGTCGGTGCCGCTCTACTGGAACGCGCGCGGACTGCCAGTCGGCGTGCAGTTCGTCGCGCGCCACGCCGACGACGCGCTGCTGCTGAAGCTCGCGCGCCAGCTCGAACAGGCACGGCCGTGGTTCGACCGGCGCCCGCCGCTGATGCAGGCGCAGCGCTGA